The DNA sequence TTGTGAGTATGCTCCCGATGATGATGGCTTCCCTGAGGGTACATGTCCCGGACTCACACAGAGGAATCAGAATACCTGAGTGGCAGAAGAGGTGCAAAGTATTAAAGAGTACTCAGGGCAATACTGCACTTCCATTAGGTGTTCCAGATGAAGGTCAGAAACTGATCCAGGGGAAGCCGAGAATCTTTATTTAtagttcttaaaaaaaagaagctctcaaagtaaaaaaaactgaccatCTTTCATTATATGGGTTGGATGGTTGATATAGGAAAGATTCTAACGTTAGTGACATACAAGTATTCACATCATTTGGAGAAAAGGAGACAGCTGCATGATAGACAGAGTTGGCTGTGATGGTGTTAAAATTACTGTGCGTCGTTAAAACTAGTAACAATATACTAATTATATTAACACCCAACCCACCATGTTTGTTTAGGTTTCAGGCACATCCATATTATTATGCAATAAGTCGATCATTTATATTAGACCTTCACACTCATAATTATGACTTGGACATCAAACGGAATACAGAAAGTGATCAATATGACCACAGAGACACGGAATTACACCATCAGTACATGGCCAATGTGTTAACTTTGTAATCCAGACTTTGTTACACTTTCTTAGATACCTCGTTAAATAACTACAGGAATTTTCTCAGACTTTTACAAAGTTCCTGTTTGAGCCACTCCCTGCAACAAATAATTTGACTGTGATCTATAAAATTGGTTCAGTGCCCCTTTAATAAAAGCCTTCACTGGTACTTGATTTACATACACAACAACATTACAGGAAGCTGCTTGGATTTAAAGGCACACGGTTATGAAGTGATAGATGTGACAGTAAGATGTGAATCTTACACTAATTTTGACTTTAATGCCAAAAGCTAAATATCCAAAAATTAAACACAGAAGTTTACCAGTCACTTCACTGTCTACAATCTAATTCCAGAAGTTACATAATAACACACCGTGCATATTGCCGAGGTTATAAGTGAGCTGCTTTGTTTGCCTTTCATGTTTGCACATTTGTAGAGACGAGAAAACTTTTTTGTGTATAGCTGGTGCATTATTGCAGCGCCTTCACTGCATGTATATCATGAAAAATACATCTAAAATTAACTGTGTTACTTACTCAAATTCATCCAACAAATATGTATtgatttttctgtaaaataatgcCCACCTGCAGTGGTAAAGTTGCACACCATACAGTTTATTTGTGAGCAACACTGCCCCCCAGTGGTGTTATCTCGCATTGGTGGTTTTCAAAATGTGGGTCACTGGATGTTTGGGGAAACACTCCCGTCAAACTGGGACAATTTGTGAACACACAGGACTGACaagattaaagaaagaaaaaagatatatgTTCAAAAATAATGGGCCAAATCAAATTCTGGATATGTGAAGGATGATTTGACCCAATTCAATTTTGGAGTGTGTTAATTACTGTACTTTCGGAACCAATGGTGTTATTTACCCTGTGGACACCAGCTAATCCTCAGACGGTGTCCTCAGAATAAAATTTCTAAATTTAGTACTGAAATTAGAAACATGTCCCAGAAAGCTCATATTTTATTCTTCTGCCAAATCCTCTCATTCTTTCACTGTCCCCACTTcttatttttccaaatgtcGAGAGTGACTGGAGCTTAGCCCAGCATTCACTGgccattcacagacacacaagggCCACTGTCCACAGGCCCAGAGGGCATATCAGGATTTCAATTCAACTAAATGCTAAGGATGGAAAGATTCATATATTACTCTCAATTTGTCCTCTACAATCTCTTTGAGGACACAGGATATTAATTTCCATCCAATTGGTAGAACCATTGAAATATTGGAAGATAGAGGATTGGCATATATAGAGAATAACACTATTCTATTGATCTGCAGGTGAGAGTGATGCtccacacagatacacagatacacagCAAATGTGGCAATAAAGGCAAAGAAATAGAAACTGCTAGTGAGTAAACACAGATGTAATGTTCTGTCTCACCTTTGAACCAGGCTCCCGGTTTGAACAGAGCCTTCTTCAGGGCACTGTAGAGATGAAAGTTGAGTCGCTTGTACTCTGCAATATCATCCCGTACTCTGGGCAGCAAAACCAAGTTGTAAAACCTCTGGGCCATTCGTTCTTTCAGATTGGAGGAGAAGATTCTATGACAAAAGCatggaaaaacatatttcattgtaCTAAGttaaaatatcataattttttgCGTTTGTTTAAAGTAATAAACCAACTGAGGGCTCACCTCGTTGCTTGGTACATGGCAGCAGCCGTCCAGGTCTCGGGCTCAGTTAAATACAGAACCTGCTCCCAGTTTGCAAGTGCTGGGATTATTTTAAAAGCCTTTGGCAATTTACCACTGCGATATTTTGACAGCACCTGAAGCAAAACAATagaaattatcattttattctTCACATTTACACTCAGGCACAAAAAAGAGACACTTTCTTCAGAATTGTCGTCTTTACAAACTTCTTCAGGACACAAGCAGAGTGTTCTTTGGTTTGTGCGACACAATTCAACCTATGAACATGAGGACTATTAGAAGACTCCCTATCATGCAGAGACCttacaatagaaaaaaacatgactttgCAAAGATATACCAGGCAGAgagtttaaataaatcaaattctCACATAAAAGTATAAGGTGAGAGTATCTTAATGAGGTTTCCTGCCACCACAACAACATTAGTGTCCTTTGAATAAAAGTCAAGAACACAATGTCTAAAAATGATATTCCCTTATTTGGTGTTTTGATCATCTCCTATAAGTGTTGAGTTGACAATAGATACTGAGAGCATTAGGGTAATTTGGTACCACTCACTGACTATAATGTGCCCTGTATGAAATCATCTGACTTTGTTATGTTCCTCCACACATTTAGACAGTTTTTTCCCCGTAACTCATCCTTCTGtacatatgtttgtgtgtctacgTTGAAGGACGACTCACCTTATTGACGCCTCTGTACACTTCAATTACCCTTGGGTCCAACTGGGGCATGGGATGTCCCGACACCTCTGACATCAGTGTTCCAACCTCTGTCTGCTTCTCTGTGATCTTCTCCATGATGATATCAGCCAAGGTCCGTCTACGAGAGCCACGAAAACACAACAGGAGCTGAGCATTTAAAAAGAAGCTCCCACTTTGTGGCATTTATTAAATTCACAGAAACTCCCAAGGTAAGTTCAGAATTATGTTGTGTCTTGCCTCAATGGCGGGTTCTTGTTCATGAACATCTCCATCGCCATCTCATCGTCGACGTCAACGACGACCTCTGTGTCACACTCGGCGTCGCTGTCACCAGCACCTGCTTGTCCCAGTGCTGGCCACTCCTCATCCGAATCTGCATCCTGAGAGCTGGAGCCTAAAATATGATTACATGACAGGTGAGGTGATGTTAGCGATTTGGTCCCAATCAGTGACAGGAACACGAAGACGTAGGTCACTGTTCACGGTCACTGTTCACAATCGTCCTAGAAGAGTTCTGTGGGGTCGCTGTCTGGGCTCTGTGCAGGACACTCGACTTCTGCCACGCAAACTTAGAAATCTGTTTCTTTTACTGTGGACAAGGGCattgttgaaatgaaaccatGAGAGGTCTTCCATATACGCCGCTGCCACAAAGTCTACAGACAGGCCCAGGCTGGATTGTCAACAACAAGGCAGAGTGGACATCCAACTCCAGGACACCAGAATGACATGATcgtttttaaaagtattttgaAAGATGCTGTTCTCAGGCACGATTAATGAAATGACAAGGGGCTTCTTCATTATTATAGTGCTTGTATCATTCATGTCCTATGGAAGAGTTGAAAGGGCCAATAAGATCATATCCACATATGTCTGACAATAATGTAATTCTGCCTGTATGATTGTAAAACATTCAGTGAGTGTGGTGTGACCTATGAACTCCCCCCCGCCCTGCCACACCGGCCCACATCAACACACCTGTCAACTTAGTGTCATTCCACGTAAAAGCCACTTACCGAGAACCGTGACgggtgttttcttcttctccgggGCCACGCCATACTCGGACTGGAGCTCCTCTTGCTGAATCCGGGCCTGCTGTAGGATCTTCCTCGACAGACGCTCGTCCACGTACTTGTCCTCGCTCTCTTCCCGGATGTCCCGGACCTTCACTCGGCCCCGGGCTCGCACCGTGTCCGCCTGCAGGATCTGGTCAGCCAGCGCCACCGCTCCCccgctcttctctcctcctcctccacctcctcctctggatCTCTTTACTTTCGGCATCTCTGCACTTTGCCAACTACAATCGTGGTAAACGGACAAGTACTGTAAACAGTCACCGGTCCGACACGTGCAGATGGCCacagcaggaggaagtgacGTAGGTGAAGTCGTGTAACGTAAAGCATCTGCAAGCTAGCAATAATAtaacatttgctgtttttataagcattaaattgttttatttttgaggcTACGTGAATGCATTTAGCAGcatggtttttttgggggggggggggttttaaGTGTctgtttaaaatacattaaatacgcAGATTTAACTTCGCCGGAAGTGTAACCCGTAACCCGGATGTATTCGATCAAGAGACTCGACTACAACAGTAGGCAAAACATCAATGGGAGTCACTTGGTGAGATGATTACTTTACGGTTTAAGCTTTTTTAAAACgtttcaatatattttaaacCCAAATTTACACATAACTTCACATCCAACGTTTTCCCTCTGAGGCTGGAGATGAAcgtatttacatatttattggtgattttctgttttgattcACGCGATGCTCTGGTGCAGTGGTGATAACGTGAGCTGCCAGTTTTCTATCTGTCAAAGCTTGTGAGGTTTCTCCTTCTGAACAGTTGCAGTTATTTCGGCACAATCTCTTCAAAGACTAACACTGATTACTACATTGTGTTTCATGTGCTCGAAAGAAAATGTCCTTATTGCTAAAAACGGATTCTTGAGAACAATTTCACCAATTCCTCTACACATGGCATTTTGTGGAGGCAGTCATGTGCACTAACTGTTAGTAGTTGCATATATTCTTCGACCTAATCTGTAacattcaactttattctcaacatttacACTTTATTCTCCAAAcgcaaaatgcaaaatgcaagaaaaaaatcttcctcttctcacgCCTGGCCCCATACTCTTTTACATACCCTGTCCTCCTGCAGATTTGGCTGATACTTTTCCTTGCATGCTTTGTTTGCCCTGCAGTGTGTGCCAGGTGCCTGTGGCGGAGGGGAAGAGTGTGCAGCAGACAGTGGACATCCTGCACAagaagctggagcagctggGCGCTGTGAAGCAGGGCAGCTTCTGTGTCGACTGTGAGACGTACCATGCCACAGGAAATGTCAGCGGTAATATTCAACAGTGTTTTTATGAGGGCTGGAGGACTACTGCAAAGGAAATGTGTTGATAAAATTGGAGGTGATGAAGAAGGCATGATATATTCCGAAGTTGAAAGATGAAGGTTAGACAGGGGAAATTATGATGCATGTCTCTCTTTTCATCATATCAGCTCGCTGCTTCAGTTCTCAATCATTTTATCcatctgaattattatttttctgcattgtttattttgtcaaataaaaacttatcatatcagcaaacattaACTCCAATAActttgtctgtgaaaggctcatatttgTCATTATCATCAGTTAACTGGTACATCTGTGGGGCTCGAGTAATTATCAATGAAGTTAGTAAGTGAATAAACATCTTTGACAATCAGTCTTTCCTGTCTGTTCCGTCAGGTCAGCCCACAAAGCTTTTATATGTGATGCACAACTCCGAAACTCCCCTGAGCTGCTTGGCCCTGTTTGAAGGCGGACCATGCCTCGTAGCCGACGCAAACTTTGATGTCCTCATGGT is a window from the Scophthalmus maximus strain ysfricsl-2021 chromosome 6, ASM2237912v1, whole genome shotgun sequence genome containing:
- the bysl gene encoding bystin, whose product is MPKVKRSRGGGGGGGEKSGGAVALADQILQADTVRARGRVKVRDIREESEDKYVDERLSRKILQQARIQQEELQSEYGVAPEKKKTPVTVLGSSSQDADSDEEWPALGQAGAGDSDAECDTEVVVDVDDEMAMEMFMNKNPPLRRTLADIIMEKITEKQTEVGTLMSEVSGHPMPQLDPRVIEVYRGVNKVLSKYRSGKLPKAFKIIPALANWEQVLYLTEPETWTAAAMYQATRIFSSNLKERMAQRFYNLVLLPRVRDDIAEYKRLNFHLYSALKKALFKPGAWFKGILIPLCESGTCTLREAIIIGSILTKCSIPVLHSSAAMLKLAEMEYNGANSIFLRLLLDKKYALPFRVLDALVAHFLSFRSEKRVLPVLWHQSLLTLAQRYKADLASEQKTELLELLKIQTNPQITAEIRRELQNSESRDIEIGLPVTVDMD